TTAAAAAAGTACAATCTAATAGAAACCTTTCCTTCAGTTTTTATAAATCATCTGAGAAAGGGAATGGCAGGAATAATTGATGAGACCGCTAAACCTGATGACATTGTATTTAACAAAGTAGAAAATCTAATAATAGGTAGTAATAAAATAGCTTTAGATGGAGCGGCCGAAAAAGCCAAAGAATTAGGCTTCGAGACATATTTAATAACTGACAGACTGGAAGGAGATTACAAATATGTTGCTGATTTCATATTCAAAACCATCAATTCAAAAAAACCGAAAGACATAGTTATAAAATCAGATAATAAGAAACCTCGCTGTCTTCTGTTTGGGGGCGAGTCAACTGTTTATGTTTCCGGCAATGGTAGAGGAGGCCGCAATCAACACCTGGCGCTATATCTGGCAATTAAAATTAATGGTGCAGAGAATGTTACCATACTTTGTGCAGGGACTGATGGGTTAGAAGGGCAGACTGACGCAGCGGGAGCAGTAATTGACGGATTCACTGTATCACATTCAATAAAAAATAATTTGCAACCAGACGATTACCTTTTGAATTTCGATTCATATAATTTCTTTGATAAGTTAGGGGATAGTGTCAAAATAGGAAATAGTGGAACTAATGTTATGGACTTGACAGTTGTACTGATAAATGAATAAGAACAAAATAAATTTATTAAAAAGTAAAACCATGAACAACATAATCGTAGGACTGGGAGAGATTCTCTGGGATATTTTTTCAGATCAGAAAGTTTTAGGTGGAGCCCCCGCCAATTTTGCATATCATGTTTCACAACAGGGATATAAAGGTTATATAGTGAGTTCTATTGGAAATGATGAGTTTGGTAGTGAAATAATCAGCCTGCTTAAAGATAAAAATCTAAATTATATAATAGATATTAACGATTATCCAACAGGTGTTGTGAATATTAAATTAAATAGTTACGGTGAACCGCAATATGAAATAGTAGAAGATGTGGCCTGGGAAAATATGCTTTTTACCAAAGAAATGGAAGATCTGGCAAGAAAAACCTCAGCAGTATGTTTTGGTACTTTAGCACAGCGAAGCCTTTTATCTCACAATACAATCAACAAATTTCTAAACACTGTTCCTGAAAACTGCATAAAGATTTTTGATATTAACCTACGCCAAAATTTTTATAGTAAAAGCATTATACAAGGCTCATTGGAAAAAGCTGATATTTTAAAATTGAATGATCATGAAATTAATGTAATGGCAGAACTTTATAACATGAAAGAGATGAAAGAACAGGAGATTTGTCTCAAACTTAAAGATCTGTTTTCACTTGAAATAGTTATTCTTACAAAAGGTACCAATGGTAGTTTTATATTCAGTAATAATGAAATATCATTTCTGCATACTCCCAAAGTAAATGTTGTTGACACTGTAGGTGCAGGCGATGCATTTACTGCTGCTTTTATAACATCATACCTTAAAGGCAAGCCAATAAAAGAAGCCCATAAATCAGCCGTAGAAGTTTCGGCATTTGTTTGTCGTCAACAAGGTGCAATGCCCAAATTTTAAGAACGTTTTGAAAGGTATTTTCTCACAGGTATATCATATATTTTCAAAATAATCCAGGCCAATAATATATTACCAATCAAGAGTACTATTGCCACTGGCCATACCTCCGAAAATGTTAATCCATTTTTCCATACCCATGAGTAGAAAAGATACATAAATGGATAGTGTACCATGTAAAGAGGATACGAAATATCTCCAAGAAATTTAGATAAACGCTCCGAAGTTTTACTCTTTAGTTTTCCTGATGCACCTATATATACCAGAAAAGGGAAAACAATTATAGTGCAAATTGCATCATATAAACCATTTATCCATAGCTCATCACTACTTCCAATAAAGGGCATCGAAAGCAGAAAAACTATTACAACACTGCATATTATGAAAGCTCCCTTAATTTTTCCAGGTTTAAACAGACGTGACATTAATAATCCGGCTGAAAAGGTATAAAGCAATCGCAGCATTCCTCCAATGAAATTATTGTCTGCGAGGGTCCACCCTACCCCCAAGTGCCAAAAACCGGAAAAATTGCCAACAGCAAAAGTAAAAAGACCGATTCCTGACAAAATCACTACAGCCTTAAGTCCCTTAGTAGATAAGCGGCGAAGGAAAAGTGCATAAAATATATTACCTATATATTCAAAAAAAAGCGACCAGCTAGGTCCGTTCAAAGGAAACATCTCTCCATTTCCACGTACTTCCACACCACTACCCGGCATAGCAGGTAACAGAAAAATGTGCAGAAGAAATGCAGAAGCTATCATCAGGATCGAAACTTTAGAGCCGTCCCATGCTTCTCCGCCCTGAATAAGAAATGTAATCAAACCTAAAAATGCACCCATTATAACCATTGGCTGCAAACGAATTAATCTTCTGCGGAAAAAACCACTAATATTCATTTTCCCCCACCTGTCATCATATGCATAACCAATTACAAAGCCTGACAGAACAAAGAAAAAATCGACAGCCAAATAACCGTGATTAAATTTCTGATCCATTGAACTTGTTGCAAAAGCTTCAAATATATGATAGAATATTACCATAATTGCGGCCACGCCACGTAATCCGTTGAGTATCTGATAATGTGGTTTAGTATCAGTAAACGATGCAGAGGGTTTAATTGACATAAAAAAGTGTTGTTCTATAATTGTGTATAAAAAACAAAAGTAAGCATTTTTCATCTAACCCTCATTAAAGGTACATATCTGAATAAAATGTAGTTAGAATATGCCTCAAAATTATAGTTGTAAAACATTCAATATCAAGGTAAAAAAAATCAAATCAACTCAATCAATTATAACTTATCTTTCATTATCTTTGAAAAATTAAACATCTTAAACTATGAAGCATTCAGTAAAATACACAAGCCCAACTAATGAGTACTACATAGAAACTGTATCATGTAATTTTTAGCTTATAATAAAAAAATGAATGTCATGAAGAGAATTGTTTTACTGATTGGTTTTTGTCTGATATTTACAAGTCAGGCAGATGCTCAAAGTTTTCTTAATAAGTTGGGAAAATCTATTAAGGAGACTGTTGAAAATACTGTGGAACGTAATGTGGTTGAAAAAACTGAAGAGGTAACTGAAAAAGCTTTGGATGTAAAAGCAAATAAAAAAAATGGTGAAAGTACTGATGATGAGGAGTCAGAAAATGAATCTCAGGATAATTCAGTTCAAAACACAAAACAGGAGCCTCAGCAAAAATTATCAAGTACAAGCAGGTATGATTTCGTACCGGGAGATCAGATTCTCTATTTTGAGGATTTCTCTCAAGATGCAATTGGCGACTTCCCGGCATTGTGGACTTCAAACGGCAGTGGCGAAATTAAAACAGTCAATATTGCACCGGGGAACTGGTTTCATTTGAATGGCGAAGATGCTGTATACTGTTACATGGAAGAGATAGATTTTCCTGAAAACTTCATAGTGGAATTTGATATAATACCTGATGAAGAGTTTGGTTATGGTATCCAGTTTACACTTTATCAAGAAAGAGAAGGTGATCCTAAAGAGTTGAATAATGACCTGTATCCTGGACAGGCAGGACTCCATCTGGTTCTGAGAAATGAAAGGTGGGAAAGCAAAGGCTATAAGGATGGGGAAGATTGGATTGAAGGTAGTGCTTCCAAGAACCCTGTAATCAGAGAAAAGTTAAACCACGTCATTCTATGGATTCAAAAACGGAGAGTGAGAGTTTATCACCA
This portion of the Lascolabacillus massiliensis genome encodes:
- a CDS encoding OmpA family protein → MKRIVLLIGFCLIFTSQADAQSFLNKLGKSIKETVENTVERNVVEKTEEVTEKALDVKANKKNGESTDDEESENESQDNSVQNTKQEPQQKLSSTSRYDFVPGDQILYFEDFSQDAIGDFPALWTSNGSGEIKTVNIAPGNWFHLNGEDAVYCYMEEIDFPENFIVEFDIIPDEEFGYGIQFTLYQEREGDPKELNNDLYPGQAGLHLVLRNERWESKGYKDGEDWIEGSASKNPVIREKLNHVILWIQKRRVRVYHQNEKVMDMPTNIYPGVKFNRIRFSGWDRHSEPFISNIKITTASPDTRSKLITEGKLVTYGITFDVNKSDVKPESYGTLKSIADVLKENGSVTVKIIGHTDSDGDDNMNLDLSKRRAESVKNELINIFGIDAARLETDGAGETKPIAPNDTPANKAQNRRVEFIKTN
- a CDS encoding glycerate kinase type-2 family protein yields the protein MKQKALQIFLAGVDNVLPNKLVNKVFSRKDFQLDKFNNIYLLAFGKASFLMAKEAENILGERIVDGVVITTYGNGGKLDKLKVIEAGHPIPDNNGLKATKLVLNIADKAQENDLVLCLISGGSSALLADYPTDATINDLKKASELLINSGASISEINCVRKHLSSVKGGQLAKAIYPASTISLILSDVVGDKLDVIASGITAPDCTTFSDAIQVLKKYNLIETFPSVFINHLRKGMAGIIDETAKPDDIVFNKVENLIIGSNKIALDGAAEKAKELGFETYLITDRLEGDYKYVADFIFKTINSKKPKDIVIKSDNKKPRCLLFGGESTVYVSGNGRGGRNQHLALYLAIKINGAENVTILCAGTDGLEGQTDAAGAVIDGFTVSHSIKNNLQPDDYLLNFDSYNFFDKLGDSVKIGNSGTNVMDLTVVLINE
- a CDS encoding carbohydrate kinase family protein; its protein translation is MNNIIVGLGEILWDIFSDQKVLGGAPANFAYHVSQQGYKGYIVSSIGNDEFGSEIISLLKDKNLNYIIDINDYPTGVVNIKLNSYGEPQYEIVEDVAWENMLFTKEMEDLARKTSAVCFGTLAQRSLLSHNTINKFLNTVPENCIKIFDINLRQNFYSKSIIQGSLEKADILKLNDHEINVMAELYNMKEMKEQEICLKLKDLFSLEIVILTKGTNGSFIFSNNEISFLHTPKVNVVDTVGAGDAFTAAFITSYLKGKPIKEAHKSAVEVSAFVCRQQGAMPKF
- a CDS encoding acyltransferase family protein → MSIKPSASFTDTKPHYQILNGLRGVAAIMVIFYHIFEAFATSSMDQKFNHGYLAVDFFFVLSGFVIGYAYDDRWGKMNISGFFRRRLIRLQPMVIMGAFLGLITFLIQGGEAWDGSKVSILMIASAFLLHIFLLPAMPGSGVEVRGNGEMFPLNGPSWSLFFEYIGNIFYALFLRRLSTKGLKAVVILSGIGLFTFAVGNFSGFWHLGVGWTLADNNFIGGMLRLLYTFSAGLLMSRLFKPGKIKGAFIICSVVIVFLLSMPFIGSSDELWINGLYDAICTIIVFPFLVYIGASGKLKSKTSERLSKFLGDISYPLYMVHYPFMYLFYSWVWKNGLTFSEVWPVAIVLLIGNILLAWIILKIYDIPVRKYLSKRS